DNA from candidate division KSB1 bacterium:
AGCTAAAAGCCGTCAAAGCGGTTTGCAGTGTGGGGTGTTATACCTGTAAAATATGCGTGACTCCGAAAGTTACGCCGAGCGGTGCTATTGAAATGGAGGGCAACCTTCCGGTGATCAAAAATCCGACCAGCGAAGATCTTTATACTGCGGCGGAAAAGTGTCCGGCCGGCTGCTATGTTATACGCGAAAAAAATCCTTCGGCCGTTGCAGCGGTCGAAAGTCAGGAATCTATTCAATCATAAAGGATGCTTTTATGAATCCAACTTTTGATCAAGTCGAAGCGGTTCTCGATATGATTCGTCCGGCATTGATGGCGGACGGCGGCAATGTGGAACTCGTCGATGTGACGGACGGAATCGTCAAGCTGCGGCTGCAGGGTGCCTGCCATGGTTGTCCCATGTCGCAAATGACCCTGCGCATGGGCATAGAGCGCGAGCTGCGCAGACATCTTCCCGGCATTCAACAGGTCATCTCCATCTGATCCAAGGCGGTTTCAAGACCGCCTTTTTTGTTGCGCAGAGGATGAGTAATGAAATTTCTTCTTGCTCCGGATTCATTCAAGGAGTCTCTGACGGCGCCGCAGGTCTGCGCTGCGATGGCTGAGGGCATACTCCGCGTTTTTCCTGAAGCGCAGATTGTCTCGCTGCCTCTGGCCGACGGAGGCGAAGGAACGGTCGATGCAATGCTGACGGCGCTCGGCGGACGAAGAATGATTTCGACGGTCAAAGGTCCGTTGGGCGAATCGGTGCAGGCCGCTTGGGGAATTCTGTGGGATGGTTGCACGGCGGTCATCGAAACCGCTGCGGCAGCAGGCCTCTCTTTGGTGCCTAAAACACAGCGCAATCCGCTGAACACCACGACGTTCGGATTAGGGCAACTGATTCGGCAGGCTTTGGAGGAGAACATAAAGACGTTGCTGGTCGGTCTCGGCGGCTCGGCGACCAACGATTTGGGGCTCGGCATGGCGCAGGCTTTAGGCGCCCTGTTTTTTGACGAAAGCGGCGACGTCATTGACTCTCCCCTGCGCGGTAAAGACCTGGAGCGCATTCGTCGCATCGATCTGTCGCATCTGGACCCGCGCATTCAGCGCATCAAAGTGATTGCTGCCTGCGATGTCGACAATCCCCTGCTGGGGCCGCGCGGCGCCGCGCGCATATTTGCGCCGCAAAAAGGAGCTTCGCCCGAGGACGTCGAGAAACTCGAAGCCGCTGCAGCGTCGGCTGTCGTTCTGCTTGAGGCAGAGACCAAGCCGGTTCGCGATCTGCCGGGAGCCGGGGCTGCGGGCGGTCTTGGTGCCGCATTTTATGCTTTATTCGATGCCGAGCTTCGTCCGGGCATCGAGCTGGTTCTGGACGCCTATCGATTCGATGAACACCTGCCCGGAACCGACTTGGTTTTGACCGGCGAAGGCAAAGTCGATGAACAGACCGCTATGGGAAAGGTTATTTCCGGGCTCCTGCGTCGAACGGCAGCGTACGGCACACCGGTCGTTGCGCTGGCAGGCTATGCGGGGGACGCCTCTGCTCTCCTTCCTAAAGGCTTGAGTGCTCTCTTTAGCATCTGCANNNNNNNNNNNNNNNNGCCATGATCCAAGCGCCAGCCTTAATCAGCCGCACCGCAGAGCAGGTCGTTCGGACTTTTGCTGCCGGCAAACTTTCAAATCTAGGCGATTAATACTCTCTTCCGACTTTAATTTTCTTGCATCTCCCTTTACAATCTCTTAATTTCGCTTATCATTCGATGCGCTATTCGGGAGAGTGCCATGAAAAAGCTTTTTTCTTTCAGCATCATACTCAGCCTATCCCTGCTGACAAGTTTTTGCGCCGGCCGCCGTCAGACGGAAATCGCTTTGATTCCCAAAGGAACAGACATCCTTTTTTGGAAAGCGGTGCATGCCGGCGGCGAAAAAGCGGCGCAGGATTTCGGCGTCAAAGTCATTTGGCAGGGGCCGCAAAAGGAAAGCGATCGAGAACAGCAGATCAACATTGTGCAGAATTTCATCAGCCGCGGCGTGAGCGCCATCGTCTTGGCGCCGCTGGATGAGAACGCTCTGGTGCGTCCGGTGCAGGCGGCGCTAAAGCGTAATATTCCGGTGATCATCATCGATTCGGGCCTCAAGGGCGAAGGCTATCTCAGCTATATCGCCACAAACAACTATGCCGGGGGTGCTCTGGCGGCGCAAAAGCTCGTCGAGATGCTCGGCGGCAGCGGCAAAGTCATTCTCATGCGCTTTAATGAGGGCAGCAACAGCACCCACGAACGCGAAGAAGGCTTTTTAGCCTGGTTGCGGGAAAATGCGCCGCAGATTACGGTTCTTTCTTCTGATCAATACGCCGGAGTCACCATAGAGCTGGCGCTGAAAACCGGTCAGAATCTGCTCAACAAGTACTCGGATGTCGACGGCATCTTTTGTCCCAACGAATCGACGACTTTCGGCATGTTGCGGGCGCTCAAGACGGCCGGCAAGGCGGGTAAGGTCAAATTGGTGGGATTCGATTATACGGAACCCATTGCCGAGGCTATACGAGCGCGTGAAATCAGCGGCGTGGTGGTACAAGACCCATTCGGCATCGGTTACCGAGGCGTCGAAGCGGCGGTCAAAGTTTTGCGCGGAGAAGAGATTCCCCGACGCGTCGAGACGCCTGTGGTGTTCGTAACCGCCGAAAACATCGACGATCCGGCGGTAAAAGCCGTCACCTCGCCCGACATCGACAAGTGGCTGACCGGCCGATGAATCCTCTGCT
Protein-coding regions in this window:
- a CDS encoding NifU family protein, whose amino-acid sequence is MNPTFDQVEAVLDMIRPALMADGGNVELVDVTDGIVKLRLQGACHGCPMSQMTLRMGIERELRRHLPGIQQVISI
- a CDS encoding glycerate kinase yields the protein MKFLLAPDSFKESLTAPQVCAAMAEGILRVFPEAQIVSLPLADGGEGTVDAMLTALGGRRMISTVKGPLGESVQAAWGILWDGCTAVIETAAAAGLSLVPKTQRNPLNTTTFGLGQLIRQALEENIKTLLVGLGGSATNDLGLGMAQALGALFFDESGDVIDSPLRGKDLERIRRIDLSHLDPRIQRIKVIAACDVDNPLLGPRGAARIFAPQKGASPEDVEKLEAAAASAVVLLEAETKPVRDLPGAGAAGGLGAAFYALFDAELRPGIELVLDAYRFDEHLPGTDLVLTGEGKVDEQTAMGKVISGLLRRTAAYGTPVVALAGYAGDASALLPKGLSALFSIC
- a CDS encoding substrate-binding domain-containing protein; the encoded protein is MKKLFSFSIILSLSLLTSFCAGRRQTEIALIPKGTDILFWKAVHAGGEKAAQDFGVKVIWQGPQKESDREQQINIVQNFISRGVSAIVLAPLDENALVRPVQAALKRNIPVIIIDSGLKGEGYLSYIATNNYAGGALAAQKLVEMLGGSGKVILMRFNEGSNSTHEREEGFLAWLRENAPQITVLSSDQYAGVTIELALKTGQNLLNKYSDVDGIFCPNESTTFGMLRALKTAGKAGKVKLVGFDYTEPIAEAIRAREISGVVVQDPFGIGYRGVEAAVKVLRGEEIPRRVETPVVFVTAENIDDPAVKAVTSPDIDKWLTGR